A stretch of the Acidobacteriota bacterium genome encodes the following:
- the acpP gene encoding acyl carrier protein: MSDQVEEKVRGIIVEQLGVDADEVTLEASFTDDLGADSLDIVELVMAFEEEFNIEIPDEEAEKISRVQEAVSYISEHQDDEN, translated from the coding sequence ATGTCCGATCAGGTTGAAGAAAAAGTTCGCGGCATCATCGTGGAACAGCTGGGTGTGGACGCCGACGAGGTGACCCTGGAAGCCAGCTTCACGGACGACCTCGGCGCGGATTCGCTGGACATCGTCGAGCTGGTGATGGCCTTCGAGGAAGAGTTCAACATCGAGATTCCCGACGAAGAGGCCGAGAAGATCAGCCGCGTCCAGGAGGCGGTGAGCTACATCTCCGAGCACCAGGACGACGAGAACTGA
- the fabG gene encoding 3-oxoacyl-[acyl-carrier-protein] reductase yields MTMFRLDGKTALVTGASQGIGAAIARRLAEQGASVILAARSVDKLESLADEIAQNGGEATALALDMTEPEAMEARLKELPEGFADIDILVNNAGITADNLLMRLKLEDWQRVLDTNLTGPFALTKLVIRGMMRRRWGRIISVSSVVGLMGNIGQANYAAAKAGLVGFSKSLARELGSRNITVNVVAPGYIETAMTAELPEASRTGLTDAIVLRRLGQVDDVAWPVVFLASEEAAYVTGHVLNVSGGLYI; encoded by the coding sequence ATGACAATGTTCCGATTGGATGGAAAGACCGCTCTAGTGACAGGAGCTTCCCAGGGCATCGGCGCCGCCATCGCGCGCCGCCTGGCCGAGCAGGGGGCGTCGGTGATCTTGGCAGCCCGCTCCGTGGACAAGCTGGAGTCGCTGGCGGACGAGATCGCCCAGAACGGCGGCGAAGCGACGGCACTGGCTCTGGACATGACCGAGCCGGAGGCCATGGAGGCGCGCCTCAAGGAGCTACCGGAAGGTTTCGCCGACATCGACATCCTGGTGAACAATGCGGGCATCACCGCCGACAACCTGCTGATGCGGCTGAAGTTGGAGGATTGGCAGCGGGTGTTGGACACCAACCTCACCGGTCCCTTCGCCCTCACCAAGCTGGTCATTCGCGGTATGATGCGCCGTCGTTGGGGCCGGATCATCTCCGTCTCCTCGGTGGTGGGGCTGATGGGGAATATCGGCCAGGCCAACTACGCCGCCGCCAAGGCGGGGCTGGTGGGTTTCAGCAAATCCCTGGCTCGCGAGCTGGGGAGTCGCAACATCACCGTCAACGTCGTGGCACCGGGCTACATCGAGACCGCCATGACCGCGGAGCTGCCGGAGGCTAGCCGTACGGGGCTCACCGACGCCATCGTGCTGCGTCGCCTGGGACAGGTCGACGACGTGGCCTGGCCGGTGGTCTTTCTCGCCAGTGAAGAGGCCGCCTACGTCACGGGCCATGTGCTCAATGTCTCTGGCGGCCTGTATATCTAG
- the fabD gene encoding ACP S-malonyltransferase yields the protein MSTDSDQPQSGPATAFVFPGQGSQKVGMGADWAEAFEVSRRTFEEADEVLGFALSKLCWEGPEDDLQLTANTQPALLTTSIAAYRAVAEAGLDHAVLMAGHSLGEYSALVAAGTLELADALRLVRRRGELMQEAVPPGVGAMAAIIGFDAEQVQAVAEEAAEGEVCALANLNGDGQTVIAGHRGAVERAVEIAKEQGARKAVLLAVSAPFHSPLMAPAREGLTPLLAATEFRDPRVPVVTNVDARPVTTGAAAREALIRQVDSAVRWTESVSWMAEEGGVEAFAEVGAGKVLTGLNRRIARGTRCFTVSEPAQMERLSADGGDDG from the coding sequence GTGAGCACAGATTCAGATCAGCCCCAGAGCGGTCCCGCTACGGCCTTTGTCTTCCCCGGCCAGGGCTCCCAGAAGGTGGGGATGGGGGCGGATTGGGCGGAGGCCTTCGAGGTCAGCCGTCGTACCTTCGAGGAAGCGGACGAGGTGCTCGGGTTCGCTCTTTCCAAGCTCTGCTGGGAAGGACCGGAAGACGATCTGCAGCTCACCGCCAACACCCAACCGGCGTTGCTCACTACGTCCATCGCCGCCTATCGAGCGGTGGCGGAGGCGGGGCTGGATCATGCCGTTCTGATGGCCGGTCACAGCCTGGGGGAGTATTCGGCGCTGGTGGCGGCGGGCACGTTGGAGCTGGCGGACGCTCTGCGACTGGTGCGCCGCCGAGGGGAGCTGATGCAGGAGGCGGTGCCGCCGGGGGTGGGAGCCATGGCGGCGATCATCGGTTTCGACGCGGAGCAGGTCCAGGCGGTGGCGGAGGAGGCCGCCGAGGGGGAGGTCTGCGCTCTCGCCAACCTCAACGGCGACGGTCAGACGGTGATCGCCGGCCACCGGGGAGCGGTTGAGCGGGCGGTGGAGATCGCCAAGGAACAGGGCGCCCGCAAAGCGGTGCTGCTGGCGGTGTCGGCACCGTTCCATTCGCCGCTGATGGCACCGGCTCGGGAAGGGCTGACGCCGCTGCTGGCGGCGACGGAGTTTCGCGATCCGCGGGTGCCGGTGGTGACCAACGTCGACGCCCGCCCGGTGACCACCGGTGCCGCTGCCCGAGAAGCGCTGATACGGCAGGTGGATTCCGCCGTTCGCTGGACCGAGAGCGTCAGCTGGATGGCCGAGGAAGGCGGCGTAGAGGCCTTCGCGGAGGTCGGTGCCGGCAAGGTCCTCACCGGTCTCAATCGCCGCATCGCCCGCGGTACTCGTTGCTTCACGGTGTCCGAGCCGGCGCAGATGGAACGCCTGTCGGCGGACGGTGGAGACGACGGCTGA
- the plsX gene encoding phosphate acyltransferase PlsX, which produces MHVAVDAMGGDFAPREVVTGAVRAAADHGVSILLVGDSDRIRRELAEHGDAGQIEAGGRIELVHADEVVEMDEAAITPIRRKKKSSIRLCADLVRDGRAEAMVSAGNTGAAMIAAKMVIGTIPGVHRPALAAEFPNPRGRTVVLDVGANVDTKPSHLREFAVMGHFYAQEVHRIPFPKIGLMSIGEEESKGTDLTREVFRVLKETGLNFIGNVEGQDAFNGAADVIVCDGFVGNVLLKSAEAVAELIKTMLREELDKSPLRSLGGWLARPAFDSLSRRTDYREYGAAPLLGLRGGCLVAHGRSNATAIMNSILRARELATTDVHGKIRDKVAQLHDEEARYLGAHEASGS; this is translated from the coding sequence TTGCACGTAGCCGTCGACGCCATGGGCGGGGACTTCGCTCCCCGCGAGGTCGTGACCGGAGCCGTCCGGGCCGCGGCAGACCATGGCGTATCGATTCTGCTGGTGGGGGATAGCGACCGCATCCGGCGGGAGCTCGCCGAGCATGGCGACGCCGGCCAGATCGAGGCTGGCGGCCGCATCGAGTTGGTACATGCCGACGAGGTGGTGGAGATGGACGAGGCGGCCATCACCCCCATTCGGCGCAAGAAGAAATCCTCCATCCGGCTGTGCGCTGATCTGGTGCGGGATGGCCGAGCGGAGGCGATGGTCTCCGCGGGCAACACCGGTGCCGCCATGATCGCCGCCAAGATGGTCATCGGCACCATTCCCGGCGTTCACCGGCCGGCGCTGGCGGCGGAATTTCCCAATCCCCGGGGCCGCACGGTGGTCCTGGATGTCGGTGCCAACGTCGACACCAAGCCCTCCCACCTTCGGGAATTCGCCGTGATGGGGCATTTCTACGCCCAGGAAGTCCACCGCATTCCCTTTCCCAAGATTGGCCTCATGTCCATCGGTGAGGAGGAGTCCAAGGGGACCGACCTGACGCGGGAGGTTTTCCGGGTGCTCAAGGAGACGGGGCTCAATTTCATCGGCAATGTGGAAGGTCAGGACGCCTTCAACGGCGCGGCGGACGTCATCGTGTGCGATGGCTTCGTCGGCAATGTGCTGTTGAAGAGCGCCGAAGCGGTGGCGGAGCTGATCAAGACCATGTTGCGGGAAGAGCTGGACAAGAGCCCCCTGCGCTCCCTGGGCGGTTGGCTCGCGCGGCCGGCTTTCGATAGTCTCTCCCGGCGAACGGATTATCGAGAGTATGGGGCGGCACCGTTGCTCGGGCTGCGGGGCGGTTGCCTGGTGGCCCACGGGCGCTCCAACGCCACCGCCATCATGAACTCGATTCTGCGGGCTCGGGAGCTGGCGACGACGGACGTGCACGGCAAGATCCGCGACAAGGTGGCCCAGCTGCACGACGAAGAGGCCCGCTATCTTGGGGCCCACGAGGCTTCCGGAAGCTGA
- the rpmF gene encoding 50S ribosomal protein L32, with amino-acid sequence MANPKRRHSKARRNKRRAHDALDRPAASTCANCGEIKIPHRACRACGFYRDREVVEATSAF; translated from the coding sequence ATGGCGAATCCGAAACGACGTCATTCCAAGGCCCGTCGCAACAAGCGCCGCGCCCACGATGCCCTCGACCGGCCGGCAGCCTCCACCTGTGCCAACTGCGGAGAGATCAAGATTCCTCACCGCGCTTGCCGCGCTTGTGGTTTCTACCGCGATCGAGAGGTCGTCGAGGCAACCTCGGCCTTCTGA
- a CDS encoding DUF177 domain-containing protein, whose product MLINLERIHDEPFHWEETLEIPPGGLDRSEVTGLSPVNLEGTISFTDPGYYLRARLTYEQELACDRCLRPVKESIDEPLELLVFTHPEGPEAEEQELEEKDLSIVHIDGDELDTEPLALEQVQLNVPMKPLCRPDCAGLCPSCGANLNDESCSCERDEVDPRWSALAALKGTLAGDEQDGENSDGD is encoded by the coding sequence ATGTTGATCAACCTGGAACGCATTCACGACGAGCCTTTCCACTGGGAGGAAACCCTGGAAATCCCGCCCGGCGGGTTGGATCGGTCCGAGGTCACGGGGCTCAGCCCGGTGAACCTGGAAGGCACCATCAGCTTCACCGATCCGGGGTACTATCTGCGGGCTCGCCTGACCTACGAGCAGGAGCTCGCCTGTGACCGCTGCCTGCGGCCGGTCAAGGAGAGCATCGACGAGCCGCTGGAGCTGCTGGTCTTCACCCATCCGGAGGGCCCGGAGGCGGAAGAGCAGGAGCTGGAAGAAAAAGACCTGAGCATCGTCCATATCGATGGGGACGAGCTCGATACGGAGCCGTTGGCGCTGGAACAAGTCCAGCTCAACGTGCCCATGAAGCCTTTGTGCCGTCCCGATTGCGCGGGCCTCTGTCCGAGCTGTGGGGCGAATCTCAACGACGAGAGTTGCAGCTGCGAGCGCGATGAGGTGGATCCCCGTTGGTCCGCTTTGGCAGCGCTCAAGGGCACTCTCGCCGGTGATGAACAGGACGGCGAGAACAGCGACGGCGACTGA